CCTTTCGCAATCAATACTCCTAATATAATTAATAAACTATCTCCAGGCAAAAAAAATGCTGGAAGAATAGCATTCTCTAAAAAAAGAATAATAAACACTAATGAATAAATAGCTAACGCTAATCTTAAGTTAGGAAATAATGTAAGATTATTTTGCCATATTATATTTAGTAATTCTTTTAAAATATCCATGACTCACTTAATTTCATATGTATAAAAATATATAATTAATTTAAAATAAGAAATATATTCTCATATGTCTCTATTTTAGTTAAATCACTTTTTAATGAAAATTACAAATATACTTTTCTTCTAAATCTCTACATAATACTACTAATAAGTAATTAGAGACTAACATTTATTCATTTAATAACTATAATTAAAAATTCTGAAATTTTTTATAAAAATATTAAATTCTTTTTAAAATTTTTATATGAGATGTATTAATACAACAATATATCTATTTATATTAAATAATATAATGGTATATCTCAAATAAATACTAATTAAATTCTAATTTATATATTTATTTATCTATTTTATTTATTGATACCATGAAAAATTCATTTAACGATATAATAACAAAAGATTTATTCTAATAAACAACAATATGTAATTTACATATTACAACACCAAATAAGATTTTTACTATTTATCGTATATAATATAACTTTTCTATAATTAAAGACTTAAAAAACATTACCAAATAAAAACTAAACGCTTAATATCATTAAAATGACTTCTTATTTTATTCTTTTACTCTACTATATATATTTATTTTAACAAAGAGCTAGCCGTTAAGCCGGGTTCTGTCTTGAACAATCATTCATCTACGCTATCATTCTCATGATAGCTTAAGCAGCTTACCCAAGTTCAGTACGGACCATACTATAGAACTTCTATTCAGCCTTGCTCCGAGTGGAGTTTACATGATACGAACTGTTACCAGCTCATATGGTGTGCTCTTACCACGCCTTTTCACCCTTACCTATATTATTTATTATTATTTTTATATAAAAATAATTAATTATTGGCGGTTTTCTTTCTGTTGCACTTGTCGTAGATTCACATCTCCCAGGAATTACCTGGCACTCTGCCCTATGGAGCCCGGACTTTCCTCTCCTTCACTTGTAATTATATCAATTTTATTATCTTCATCACTACAAATACAAAGAAGCAGCGATTGTCTGGCTAGCTCTCCGGAATATTATACTATTATTTTAAATAATATCATTAATCAATTAATATTTTGATCTTCAATTTTATTTAATTGCTTACTTAGATATTTTTTATAAAGCACATTTTTTTTTACTCCGTATATATATTCTACCAAAGTTGCAGCTTTTTTTACGGGTAATTCCGATGCCAATAAATTCATAACATGAAATATTTTTGGTGATAATTCATGATTTTTTATACAATTTCCTGCTACGACTAAAACTATTTCTCCTTGAATTCGAGAATTATCTTTTTGTATCCAAGATAACAATTGGCCTACAGGAGCTCCATAAATAGATTCCCATATTTTAGTTAATTCCCGAGCTAATACGACATAACGTTCTAATCCAAAAATACTAACCATATCTTTTAAAGTATCTATTATGCGGTATTTTACGTCATAAAAAATTAATGTTCGGGGTTCTTCTAATAAAGCTTGTAAACGACCTATGCGTAAACTATGTTTATGTGGTAAAAATCCTTCAAAACAAAACCGATCAGTTGGCAACCCAGATCCACATAATGCGGTAATAGCAGCACATGGGCCAGGAAGCGGAATAACCTTAATTTTTAGTTTCTGACAACATTGTACTAAGCGATATCCTGGATCATTAATCAATGGAGTACCTGCATCAGAAACTACAGCAACACTTAATCCTGCTTGTAATTTTGAAATTAATGTTGGTATTTTTTTATATTCATTATATTGATGTAATACACACAAAGATGTACGAATAGAAAAAAAATTTAATAATATGCGAGTACGGCGCGTATCCTCTACAGCAATACAATCTACCTGGCGCAGAACTGATAACGCCCGGTATGTGATATCTTCTAAATTTCCAATAGGAGTTGGAACTATATACAAAGCAGATATACAATTGGTTATTGATGACGATATTTTCTTCATATATTAATATCTATTTTAATAAGTATTGTTTTAATAAAAAACTATAAATATAGTACATTTTTATTATTAATATTCAATACACTAAATTAGTATCTTATATATTAAGACTACCGATATATAAATAACTAAATAATATAAAAATTAATTAGTATATTATTCTTTAAAAATTTAAATGCATTTTAAGTATGTATTTAATAAAAAATATGTTTTGATTGATACTTCAACATTAAATCATTAAAATTCACCGGTTGAAATTTAATTCATTTAAAAACCATTTTCTATTAAAATAGTTACTTTACAAACAAACTATAAGAATAATGCAATTACTAAAAATATTTAACAAAATATAATAATTTTATGTGAATCTTTTAAAAATATATTATACTATCACTCGTGATAAGTGAACGTTTTCATATTATATATAATTATTATGAATAGATTTATACGACTAAAATTATTCATTTTCAAGTAATTTACTTATAGATAATATAATAATCAAACTAATATTAATATCCAATTTTTTAATATCTGGATTTGTAAATACACATAAATGAACATTAGCTATCGTATAGTTCAATTATTATTAATTTTATCTTCTATATTAATATTACAAGCTTGTTGTTCAAGCATGTTAGCTATCGGCACTGCCGCATTTATTACTACAGCATGGCATGATCCTCGTACTATAGGGACTCAACTAGATGATAATATCTTAGAAACTCATATTGCTTATTCTTTCAACAAAAATCAACATATTAAAAAATTCGCACGTATAAAAAACACTGTATATCAAGGTAATGTATTATTAACTGGACAAGCTCCTTCTATTTTTTTTATTGAAGAAGCTATAAAAATAGTAACTAGAACTAATGGAACAAAAAATATTTATAATGCAATTCGCCAAGGCACTCCAATATGTTTACGATCTATTTTCATAGATACTTTAATTACTAATCAAATACGTTTAAGTCTGTTTCTTAAAAAAGATGTACATACTTCTAGCATTAAAATAATTACAGAAAATAAAGAAGTATTTCTTTTAGGTCAAGTTACTCATTCAGAAGGTAAATGTGCTGAACAAATAGCAAAAACAACAAATGGGGTAAGAAACGTAACTACCGCATTTTCTTATACATAAGAAAATGCGGTAGTTACTACAAATTATAAATATAAATCTTTTCTTCAATAAATTTATTATGTCTTATAGACATTATTTATAATTGTAATTTACTTACTAACTTATAGTAATACTATTATAGTAGTACATACGTTATGTAATAAAAACATTTTTTATATTATATTAAGTATAATTATCATCGGTTAATGATTTTTATTTATATTCACAAATATGCCAAATCAGCAAATTTTTTAATTAATTCTATCTACAAATAATAGAAGATTTAAAAAACAATAAAACCTCCAATTTCTGTATTAGGATACAACTCTAAATATAAAAATTAATCAATCTATTTACCAAAATAATATATTTATAAATCAACATTACCTTAATATGTATATATATACAAACATTTTAAAATAATAACATCCCCTACCCCTAACACTAAATTTTAAATTTTTGATTTCACATACTGTATATTCGACAAAATCAATGATTTTATTTAAATTTATAAACAATATTTAATATAATTTGTGAATCTTTAATAAAATTTAGATATAGCACATTATCATTCATCTTATCTATGAATACATGCACTTGTAAAATTTATGAAAATAGTAAAAATTAAATAATACAAATCATCTATATATAAATCATAATATATATGCATATATTCTTACTAACGTAAGAAAGAATAACGAAAATACATAGAACGAGCATTTATATAAAATAAACTTATTCTATATATCTAGAGCTATCTTAATAATAATAATAATCAACAATTCCATATATAAGCTCTATTTTCAACGAAGATTCTATTTTTATTTTCATTAAAAATATACTTTAACTTAAAATTAAAATTTTATAAATTCAAATAAATAATGAACGTTTACTAAACTTTTAACATTCTACAATGAAAAATTAATAATATTTATTATAAACAAAAACCCATATTATTGTAAATATTAGTTCTCTTATAACGAAAACACCTCCCACATTTATTAAATCAAATATAGTTTAGTAAATATTAAAATATATAATTTTTATGAAAAATAAAAATGCACGAATATATTAATTTCCTTTACATGATAAAATACAAGTGAACCTAACTATTAGTTCATAACATATCTACCATGTCATCAATGTAATATTTACATGACGTCATCAAACCCCTATAATTAATATTATTTGAAATTATATTATTATCTTCAAATCTTCATCAACCAAATATACCTACAGTATACTCAACACCTATCTTGATGTTTATTATTAAAAAATAATTTTGTATTTAATTGTGAGAGCCCCATTTAAAAAAGAAAACCACTACATCCTTATATTTAGGTATAAAAATAGATATCAACGTTTAGAAAATTGAGGGCTCCTTCGTGCTTTACGTAATCCTACCTTTTTTCTTTCTACTTCTCTAGAATCCCTAGTAACTAATCCAACTGAACGCAGTATATCACGCAATTTCTCATCATACTGTAATAATGCACGTGTTATTCCATGACATATAGCACCAGCCTGACCAGATGTACCTCCGCCTTTCACAGTAATATATATATTGAACGTATTATTTAACAAATTAGTAATTTTTAAAGGTCTCATAACAATAAACTGCATACTATTTTTAGGAAAATATTGATTTAATTCACGTTTATTTATAATAATTTTTCCATTACTGATTGCATCCAGTTTAATGAATACCCGAGCAGAAGCGCTTTTTCTTCGTCCGGTGCCATAATATTGATTATAGGTCATACTTTTTACTTTCCATTTTATTTTATTCATTAACAATCTATGAATTGAGGAGCCTGAGCAGAATGCATATGTGTATTCCCCGAATATACTTTCAATCTACAATACATAATGCGACCTAAAGGACCTTTAGGTAACATACCTTTTACTGCAATTTCAACTATCCTCTCAGGATGCTTATCAATCATTCTTTTAAAATTAGATTGTTTAATTCCTCCAACATACCCAGTATGGTGATAATAAATTTTATTATCACATTTACGACCGCTTACAGATACTTCTTTTGCATTTAAAACAATAACATAATCTCCAATATCAATATGGGGAGCATATTCCACTTTATGTTTACCAATTAAATATCTAGAAATTACAGTAGATAAACGACCAAGTATTTTACTTTTAGCATCAATAACATGCCATTTTCGTCTAATTACATTTGATTTTACCATAAAAGTTTTCATAAAAATAAAACTCAACTCAATATAAAAATTCACCTATGCTAAAACTAAAAAATAAGTTTTTAATATAAAAACATAATTATAACACAACAAATTTTATACTATCACAGCATCATTGAAAAATAAAATTTCTCCAATATTATTTAAAATCTAAAATAGATATACATTAATACTTAACACATAAAATATCTGATATCTATATATCACAAACAAACTAAAATAAATAATTAAGAAATATAATAACATTATATTTTATAATAAATAAATTCGTAGTATATTATCAACTAATAAAATTAATAATTTAATGCGCCTAAATAGTTTTTAAAAATTATTTTTATTTTTAATTACCTAAATATTTAGCCAAAAATATTAATTCCACTTAATTTTCTTTATCAATAGTATTTTTAAAATACTATTGATAAAGAAAATTAAGTGGAATAGAATCCTACTTCATAGTATATATTTTAAATACAAAGCGATTAGTACTCAGATCTAACCACTCAATTAACATACAAAACAGAATATATCAAACAAAATAAATTTAGGAGTGTTATATCATGATATGTATGTATATACTTATAAGTTTAATAATTGGCATTGTTGCAGGAGCAATTTTAATGTATTACAGGACTCGCTACTTATTACACAATCAAAAAACTTTATATAACGAACTACAAGAAAACAAAATTAAACTAAATGAATACCAAAAAGAATTAAGTAAACATTTTTTATGTACCATAGAGTTATTAAACAAAATGATAATTGATTATCGTCATCTGTATCACAATGTAAAAAAAAGCGCCAATTTTTTTTTACCAAATACACATATTCAAGATATAATGTATATGTTTAACACTAAAGAAACAAATATACAAAACGAACAGCTACCAATAGAAGCACCATTGGATTATTCTAATAACACGGAAAATACTCTAAAAAATCATGATAACAAATAACACTGATATCATTTATACAAATTTCGTCATGCACCATATTATATCTTCATATATAAAACGCTATCTCCAGCACCACAACTTGTGGGCCATTAAAATTAATTATAGGTCTAAATATACGTAATTTAGTCACTAAAATTTTATAAACATTTTAGTATAAAAATTATTCTTACTTAAGAATATAACTAACTAAATTAATTATTTATGAAAATAGCACGCTTACTTAATATATTGAGTATATTATTTGCATTAAGCATTTCGCATTCTGAATCTTCTATAAATCATACGACATTTTCTACGGAAATATCAGGATTCTTACCAAGTTTAGCTCCCATGTTAGATACAGTGCTTCCAACAGTAGTAAGTGTACACGTAGAGGGCATTCAACCAGCAAGAAAACTGACATTACCTAAAGAATTTAAATATTTTTTTGGACCAGATATACCCGGAGGAAACTTCGGATCTAGACCATTTGAAGGATTAGGATCAGGAGTTATTATTAACGCTAATAAAGGTTATATTATTACCAATAATCATGTTGTAAATGGCGCAGATAAAATTAAAGTACAACTCAACGACGGTCGAGAATTTGATGCCAAATTAATAGGGCATGACGAACAAACTGATCTAGCATTACTTCAATTATCAAAATTTAAAAATCTTTCTGAAATAAAAATAGCTGATTCCGATATCTTAAAAGTTGGCGATTTTGCTGTTGCAATAGGCAATCCTTTTGGATTAGGTCAAACTGCAACTTCTGGTATTGTATCAGCATTAGGAAGAAGCGGTTTAAACCTTGAAGGACTAGAAAATTTTATACAAACCGACGCCTCTATAAATAGAGGAAATTCTGGAGGGGCTTTAGTAAACTTACATGGAGAATTAATTGGAATTAACACTGCTATTTTAACACCTGGTGGAGGAAATATTGGTATCGGTTTCGCTATTCCTAGCAATATTGTAAAAAATTTAAGTCAGCAACTAATCGAATTTGGAGAAGTAAAGCGTGGACAATTAGGAATTAAAGGAACGGAATTGACTGCTGATATTGCTAAAGCACTTAATATAGATGCACAACGTGGAGCATTTGTTAGCGAAGTTTTACCGGGAACTGCAGCTGCTAAAGCAAATATAAAAGCAGGAGATATTATCGTATCTATAGAAGGGAAACCAATAAAAAATTTTGCAGAATTAAGAGTCAAAATCGGTACCACTACTCCAGGTAAAATTATAAAACTAGGATTATTACGAGATGGAAAAATACAAACAATATCAGTTTTACTAGATGATAGCGCCTCCGTTAGCACCAGTGAAGAGGTATTAACTCCTGCATTACAAGGAGCTTTTTTAAGTAATGGATATTTAAAAGATGGGACAAAAGGGGTGCAAGTTGAAGAAGTAACCAAAGATTCTCCAGCTTATTCTATTGGTCTACAAAAAGGTGACATAATCATTGGATTAAATCGAACAAAAATACATAACTTATCTCAACTACGTAAAATTTTAAACGAAAAACCATCCGTTATAGCGCTTAATATTGTTCGCGGAGATACAAATATATTTCTGCTGCTACGTTAATTTATATTGACTTAAAAATCAATATAACTAGCAAAACAAGATCTAATCTATTTTTAAACACTTAAATAAAAGTAAATATTTAATAAATCATAAATAATAAAATAAGTATTATAACTGATTTTAATTAATACTGTAATACATCATATCTTAAACATATATTAAATACATACTTACAAATGTTATTTATTAAAAAACACTTTTACATAAAAAAATCACAAAACCATTTAAATAAAAATCATTATGCATCTGATAAGTTATTTATTAGTAACTCGTTCAATACACGCCCCCATGTTCCTTAATTTTTTTTCAATATGATCATATCCCCGATCAATATGATATACGCAATCAACTATCGTTAATCCTTCAGCAATACAGCCAGCTAACACTAAACTTGCAGATGCTCGCAAATCTGTTGCCATGACTTGTGCTCCAATTAATGCATCAACTCCATGGCAAACAATCGTATTATTTGATACTTTAACACGAGCTCCCATACGAATAAGCTCTGGAACATGCATAAACCTATTTTCAAATATAGTTTCTATAATTTTACCCGTACCTTCAGAGACTACATTTAGTAAAGTAAATTGCGCTTGCATATCGGTAGGAAATCCTGGATATGGTTTAGTACATATAGTGATAGCTTTTGGTCGTTTTCCGTTCATATTTAAGCTAATCCAATCTTTACCAGTTTTAATCTCAGCTCCAGATTCACTTAATTTTTTTAAAACAAAACGTAAAGTATCTGGACGTGATCCTAAACAAACCACATTTGCACGTGAAATAGCGGCAGCAACTAAAAAAGTTCCAGTTTCAATGCGATCTGGTATAATACAATACTTTCCACCGCCTAGTTTTCGAACTCCCTCAATAGTAATTCGATTACTTCCAGCTCCATTAATATTTGTTCCTAGCATAATAAGAAAATTAGCGGTATCAACAACTTCCGGTTCACGAGCAGCATTATCAATTATAGTAGTTCCTTCTGCTAATGCAGCAGCACTCATAATAGTGACCGTAGCCCCAACACTAACTTTATCCATTATAATATGAGCACCATGTAATCGTCCATTCACAGAAGCTATAACATATTCCTTCTCTAAAATAATTGTTGCTCCTAATTTCTTCAATCCATTAACATGTAAATCTACTAACCTTTTACCAATCGAACATCCACCAGGTAACCAAATTTTTCCTTCTCCAAACCGCGCTACTAATGGTCCTAATGCCCAAATAGAAGCACGCATAGATTTAACTAAATCATAAGGAGCACAACATGTATTAACACTGCTAGTATCTGCAAAAACTGCATCACAATGTTCTACTTTTGCTCCCAGTGTTTTTAACAGTTTTACAGTAATATCAATATCCTTCAATTTGGGAACATTAAAAATTTCTACTGGTTCTTCAGTTAATAACGTAGCAAATAAAATTGGTAATGCAGAATTTTTAGCTCCTGATATTTTCACTTCACCATTTAAAGGAGTCGGGCCATAAATATAAAATCTATCCATTATCATAGTTTAAGGTCAATTGCATACTAATATCATAGTAATTGAAATCTGCTTCATATATTATATAACATATGCTTTTTATTCTTCCATTCTTCAGGATTAAATGCATGAATAGATACAGAATGAATTTCATTATTTAATATATGTTGCATAAGAGGAGCATATACTATTTTATGCCGTTCTAATTCACTCATATTATAAAATATATGGCCTATAGCGATAATTTGACAATTATTTTCATAAAAAGAAACATGCACTTCATCTAATAACAAATTTTTTAATAAAATACTTTTAACTTCATTCTCATTCATAAGCTTCAAGCCATTTCAATAAATACAATTAATAGTAGAACAGATAATTATCTTAATTATGTTCTATTAAAAAATTATTTTAAGTTGTTATTTTTAAATTAATATATCCTGAAATTTATTATTTAATTTTAATCTTGAATAACTAATTATTTAGTTTTATTTTTAGTTAATATATAACGATCATCATTACTATCCTTATCCCTCAATAAAAATATATCGAGAATAAAATATAAATTTATATATTAAATATATCTACAAAACTTTTTTATACCTATAGATATATATTGTATATAACAATATCTTTTATTATTTAAAATTCTATACGCTACATTTATTATCATTAAACTGATTTTAATAAAATTAACTTGTTCAAATATAAAATTACGTCAAGTTCATTTTTATTTTTAAAAGTAAAATAAAAATGAATGATTTGACAAAAAATTTTGTTATATACTCATTGACATCATATTTTATTGAAACATTATTCTTATGCTATTAGATTAAGTATGATGATTCAATGGTAATTAATCATAATCGTCATTAACCTATTTTATAAGAATAAAAATTTAAGCATTTATAAAATTTATAAAATATTAAATAATATAAAAAAATAAAATTGTACTTATACACCAATTATTTCACTAATCTAGATATTATTAATTATTATTAATTTATAATATTTTAACTACATTCTAATAAGTTTCATATTTATATATTTATAATCAAAAAATAATATTAAACATTACAAAAAATAATACTTTTATAAATTTTTATTAAAATAACACTTTAAATTATATCAATAAATACACCACTAACTATATCCAATTACCAAATGCAGTTGATAATTTTAAACAATCTTTATTATAATCGATAATATTATTTTTAACTATTTTTGGGATGTACATATTTATAATTACTAATATTATCAAAATAATAATAATTCTCATACAACTTAGAATTTTTATTTTAAATTTATTAAAAATAAATTTTCCAACAATATTAAAAATAGATTAAACAACAATACATTTTATTATAAATGCAACAACATTATCATATTTATAATTTAATTATTAATAATATATTTTATATAAATTATAATTTTATTACTTAATATAAAAATTATTTATCTTCAAATAAAAATTATATTTCTAATAAAAATAAACGTAAAAATTACATATGTAAATATATAAGTTACACATGTTATGTGTAACTTATATCACTTAATACAATACAAGTTAATAACAAAATATTATTACAAATTAAAATTGAAAATACCCAGTCTATCAGAAATAAATAACACTTAAATCAAACACATATTACTATATATTAGTAATATAAATTTAAAAATTAATAACTAAACTACAAATTAATATATTGAAATTAATTCCATTATATGTCTCCTTAGATTAATGAATATATTGTCATTTCTATCTATACACTATATTTAATGTAGTGGTGAATAATTATTTTCATCATATCATTTTATGAAAAAATATCATCTTATACGTAGTTTTTCAGACCAAAATAACATTAAAATTAATAATCACAACAATAATATTTAATCTATATCACCTACTGATAGTATTTTTATTATTTAAGACATAAATAAATATTCAATCATAGCCATGACATAAGAGATAGCATAATGTTTTATACACCTAAATTATTAAACAAAAATAAAAAATATATTTTTATTTCAATTTTATCAATATTAACAATAATCTTTTTATCCATTATTATAAAAAAATTATTAATCACCTTTAATACGCCACTAAATTCATTGGTCAATAAAGAAACATATACTCATCAAGGTAACGATGTAGTGATTAACATATATCATACAACAGGACAACTTAAATTTAAATTAACAGCATATTGTATTCAACATTTTTCAGATCAAAAAATCACTTGGTTTATATGCCCTGACATTACTGCTTTTAATGAACAAAATACTCCAATATGGAAAATTACAGCAAATCAAGCTAGATTAAATCATGAAAAGACACTACATTTATACGGCCACGTTCATATGAATAGTTTAATAGATAGTGCATATTTTCGATCCATTGAAACGAACCAAGCGATAATTAATCTAATAACTCAAGATATTATTTCAAACAAAAAAGTAATTATACATGGTCATTATTTTTATTCTGTTGGGATGAAAATGCATGCCAATCTACATACACAAACAATCAAATTAATTGATAGTACACAAACTTATTATGAAATTCAATATATGCGGTAAAAACAAAACAATACTTATCTGTATTAACATATTTTTTATGTTTACGTGCTCCCATGCCACAACGCATAAAAAAACACAAATAATTCAAATTTGTTCTAAACACCAATCAATTAATATGCTAACTAATACAGTAATTTTTACAGATCAAGTTATTCTTAAATATAAAGACATCAATCTTCATGCAGATAAAATGCTAATCTCTCACACAAAAGATATACATCATTTATCTGTAATAGAAGCACATGGAAAACCTGCCATTTTAAATCAAACACAAGAAAATACGGAGAATACAATATTTGCTCAATCATTGATAATATATTATAGTACTAACGATGATACTATCACTTTTATTGGGAATGCTTATATAGAACAATCAGGAAATTCTATAAAAAGTGATAAAATAATATACTCAATAAAAAAAAAACAAATAAAAGCTATTTCTAATCAAGGAAATAAAGTTATTACAACTTTATTAGCAAACCAATCTAAAAATATATTTAATGTACACTATATAATTAATTCTAATTTGATAGAGTGACAACACTTACTATAAGAAATTTATCCAAGATCTACAAAGGACGGCATGTAGTTAATGATATAAGTTTATATCTCTCTTCTGGAGAGATCGTTGGATTATTAGGTCCAAATGGTTCAGGAAAAACTACAACGTTTTACATGATATTAGGAATTGTTCAACATAATTCCGGCAACATTTTACTTGGTGAAAAAGATATTAGCCTATACCCAATCTATCTTAGAGCTCGATTGGGTATAGGCTATTTGCCTCAAGAAAGCTCAATTTTTCGTCGATTAACTGTATTTGACAATTTAATGGCTATATTACAAACCCAGCGTAATCTTAATACAACAAAACGCAATAAA
This genomic interval from Candidatus Blochmannia sp. SNP contains the following:
- the lptA gene encoding lipopolysaccharide transport periplasmic protein LptA, with translation MFTCSHATTHKKTQIIQICSKHQSINMLTNTVIFTDQVILKYKDINLHADKMLISHTKDIHHLSVIEAHGKPAILNQTQENTENTIFAQSLIIYYSTNDDTITFIGNAYIEQSGNSIKSDKIIYSIKKKQIKAISNQGNKVITTLLANQSKNIFNVHYIINSNLIE
- the rplM gene encoding 50S ribosomal protein L13, which produces MKTFMVKSNVIRRKWHVIDAKSKILGRLSTVISRYLIGKHKVEYAPHIDIGDYVIVLNAKEVSVSGRKCDNKIYYHHTGYVGGIKQSNFKRMIDKHPERIVEIAVKGMLPKGPLGRIMYCRLKVYSGNTHMHSAQAPQFIDC
- the rsmI gene encoding 16S rRNA (cytidine(1402)-2'-O)-methyltransferase translates to MKKISSSITNCISALYIVPTPIGNLEDITYRALSVLRQVDCIAVEDTRRTRILLNFFSIRTSLCVLHQYNEYKKIPTLISKLQAGLSVAVVSDAGTPLINDPGYRLVQCCQKLKIKVIPLPGPCAAITALCGSGLPTDRFCFEGFLPHKHSLRIGRLQALLEEPRTLIFYDVKYRIIDTLKDMVSIFGLERYVVLARELTKIWESIYGAPVGQLLSWIQKDNSRIQGEIVLVVAGNCIKNHELSPKIFHVMNLLASELPVKKAATLVEYIYGVKKNVLYKKYLSKQLNKIEDQNIN
- the murA gene encoding UDP-N-acetylglucosamine 1-carboxyvinyltransferase, with amino-acid sequence MDRFYIYGPTPLNGEVKISGAKNSALPILFATLLTEEPVEIFNVPKLKDIDITVKLLKTLGAKVEHCDAVFADTSSVNTCCAPYDLVKSMRASIWALGPLVARFGEGKIWLPGGCSIGKRLVDLHVNGLKKLGATIILEKEYVIASVNGRLHGAHIIMDKVSVGATVTIMSAAALAEGTTIIDNAAREPEVVDTANFLIMLGTNINGAGSNRITIEGVRKLGGGKYCIIPDRIETGTFLVAAAISRANVVCLGSRPDTLRFVLKKLSESGAEIKTGKDWISLNMNGKRPKAITICTKPYPGFPTDMQAQFTLLNVVSEGTGKIIETIFENRFMHVPELIRMGARVKVSNNTIVCHGVDALIGAQVMATDLRASASLVLAGCIAEGLTIVDCVYHIDRGYDHIEKKLRNMGACIERVTNK
- a CDS encoding Do family serine endopeptidase translates to MKIARLLNILSILFALSISHSESSINHTTFSTEISGFLPSLAPMLDTVLPTVVSVHVEGIQPARKLTLPKEFKYFFGPDIPGGNFGSRPFEGLGSGVIINANKGYIITNNHVVNGADKIKVQLNDGREFDAKLIGHDEQTDLALLQLSKFKNLSEIKIADSDILKVGDFAVAIGNPFGLGQTATSGIVSALGRSGLNLEGLENFIQTDASINRGNSGGALVNLHGELIGINTAILTPGGGNIGIGFAIPSNIVKNLSQQLIEFGEVKRGQLGIKGTELTADIAKALNIDAQRGAFVSEVLPGTAAAKANIKAGDIIVSIEGKPIKNFAELRVKIGTTTPGKIIKLGLLRDGKIQTISVLLDDSASVSTSEEVLTPALQGAFLSNGYLKDGTKGVQVEEVTKDSPAYSIGLQKGDIIIGLNRTKIHNLSQLRKILNEKPSVIALNIVRGDTNIFLLLR
- the lptC gene encoding LPS export ABC transporter periplasmic protein LptC, whose translation is MFYTPKLLNKNKKYIFISILSILTIIFLSIIIKKLLITFNTPLNSLVNKETYTHQGNDVVINIYHTTGQLKFKLTAYCIQHFSDQKITWFICPDITAFNEQNTPIWKITANQARLNHEKTLHLYGHVHMNSLIDSAYFRSIETNQAIINLITQDIISNKKVIIHGHYFYSVGMKMHANLHTQTIKLIDSTQTYYEIQYMR
- the rpsI gene encoding 30S ribosomal protein S9, which gives rise to MTYNQYYGTGRRKSASARVFIKLDAISNGKIIINKRELNQYFPKNSMQFIVMRPLKITNLLNNTFNIYITVKGGGTSGQAGAICHGITRALLQYDEKLRDILRSVGLVTRDSREVERKKVGLRKARRSPQFSKR
- a CDS encoding YhcB family protein produces the protein MYILISLIIGIVAGAILMYYRTRYLLHNQKTLYNELQENKIKLNEYQKELSKHFLCTIELLNKMIIDYRHLYHNVKKSANFFLPNTHIQDIMYMFNTKETNIQNEQLPIEAPLDYSNNTENTLKNHDNK
- the dolP gene encoding division/outer membrane stress-associated lipid-binding lipoprotein yields the protein MNISYRIVQLLLILSSILILQACCSSMLAIGTAAFITTAWHDPRTIGTQLDDNILETHIAYSFNKNQHIKKFARIKNTVYQGNVLLTGQAPSIFFIEEAIKIVTRTNGTKNIYNAIRQGTPICLRSIFIDTLITNQIRLSLFLKKDVHTSSIKIITENKEVFLLGQVTHSEGKCAEQIAKTTNGVRNVTTAFSYT
- a CDS encoding BolA family protein — protein: MNENEVKSILLKNLLLDEVHVSFYENNCQIIAIGHIFYNMSELERHKIVYAPLMQHILNNEIHSVSIHAFNPEEWKNKKHMLYNI